The Arachis ipaensis cultivar K30076 chromosome B10, Araip1.1, whole genome shotgun sequence DNA window GTAACCACATTCAGGAACAACAAATGGAAAATCACTGCAGAAAGATGTGTGATTTGAGATTTGTCATATGATTTGGTCACATGAATAAAACCCCCTCATGAATTTGCCAATtctggttgttttttttttacaaagttcaatggttttaaggtagtttacCTGCCCCACATTACACAGTTAGCACCAAAGCTAGAGACAATTTGAGACAAGAGAGTTGACAAATCCAGATAAGGGTGTTTTTCTCTTGAAACTCTGAAAAGAGCACTAAATTTCACATACATTTATTCAAAGTAAAAGGATTAGAAGATTCATTTCCAAAACCTTATAttgtcaatatttaaatttcttcTTATGTAAAAGGTTTGGGGATTATGTTCATGAAGAAACTATCAGGCACTTACTTGAGGGAATCTAGATAGATTTAAGAGCCTAGAAAAGATAAGCTGTTCTTGATCAGTTCTGCAATGTGATATTCACTAAATTCATAAATAAGATTCCATTTTCTTTGTCATTGCAAGAGTGATTATACTATATTAAATATCTCACAGTGGTGGTTTGCAGAAGGCCAAGTGATCAAGTATCACAATTGTTGAGGAAAATTCTGTGCACAGTTGTTCAATTTCTGAAATATGCAAATCAAGCCCCTGAAGTTGTTGAACCATAGTCTTTTAGTTTCATCAAATTAATCATTGGTCACAACTGAAAATATTTACACAAGTTCTCACATGAATATGGACCTTGATTATGACCAATCTTTTGttatagaaaaaataattttttcatctttgtttttaacaaaaaaatagatGAATTGAATTAACTAAATAAGTAGATGAttgaatatttattattggtATGCTTGATAAATTGTGCCAATTATGCGTTTCTTGAAATTGGTATGCCTCTCCTAGATTCTGAATAGTTCGATTCATGTTTCTGATTTTGATAATTTGAGTAGTTTATGAAGCATAGATCACTGTTATTGCAAATGATTTGGGACTGCTTTTGAGGTAGTTGAGACCTGAATGGCAAGAAcaagttactaaaccaagcataATAGCATCTCAGCTTGCCAGTTTGAACAGAATTCTTGAGTTTCAGTATTTCCTAATTATCTATTCTTCATTAATTTTTTATGATGTCCTGGTTCATTTCAGGGTTGCAAAAGCTTTCCTTTCTAAACTTGGAAGGGTGCCTTGTAACAGCTGCATGCTTGGATTCTCTTGCAGGTTTAATTGCTTGATATACTTTTATGCTTATTATGTTGCTGATCTAGACAATTGGTCGCTTTATTATATTTCCTAGAAACAATACAACTATACAACTACTAAACCTATAAACCAGCCAACATATTTAAGGATAAGAAGAGAAAAAGATGATACTTTTATTTGCAAAATAAATAACTTGAGTGGTTTATACACTCTGCTGTACAAATGTTATCCTCAATTATCAATACAACCTAGGATATTATCATATTGCAATCTCAAAATTGCATCACCAAAATTAATAATGAATGAAAGAATGATTAGAGAGAACTCAATAAAGGCAAGCTCAAGCAGGAAGATCATTCTAACATTACAATGCACCCTTGAATTCTTCCAATTTGCCCTCGAACTACAGGAAGATCAAAGAGTTCTAGCAGCAGTCCCACTGCTTCCCTCCTCTCATATGCATCTCTTGTTAGAGACTTCACCACTGGTGATAAAAACTCGGTTTCTGCCATCCTCTCCTGCACAGTACTATTACAAAAGATAACTAagtaattaacaacaacaaatacAGTCAATTTCACAAGAAATGTTGCCTTATTTTCAGAATTCTACCTTTGTCTCATCTTTTTCAACAGCTTTTTGagccttttatatatataatttatcattttgtttcttgtttctatatttttttattatttttaggtgTTGACCTTGATCATCTGCCACATGCTAATGATTTATATCCTTTTTTGTGTTTCATGCTTGTGTTTGTGTTTTATGTTGAGATGAAATATTGAGTGTAAAAATTGCATATCTTTTTCATCcccaaaaagataaataaataaatttggtGTTTTGGGTGATTTTGTTCATGTTGATGTGAAAATTTGGTTAGTTGAATTATCTGGGACATGAAGCATATTGTTGTTCTTTGATTTcttgtttctttttctcttcctttttatccttttttttttccaaaaacaaaaatattatgaTTACTTCTATTTTGTTTCCTTTTAGTTGTTCTCAAAATGCAACAATAATTTGTAACCTTAGTTTCCTTTCTGGTTTGTGGATGAATTTCCAAGCTAATTTGTCAAATTGCTTCTTTCTCCCTAACCCGCCTTCCTGTATTTATCTCCTTCCACCATATTAGTCTTTGTGAAGAAAAAACATTTGTATTTTTTGCTGAATCATTGATGAGTAGCACATGCTTAATTTCTCAGGCAGCCTAAAGATGTGGTTAAAGCTGTGAAAAAGAGAATACAACATAAGAGCACTAAAGTTCAATTACTAGCTCTCACGGTACCAAAAGTTCAACTTGATTGTTTCTGTATTCTGTTGTACCTGATGTCAAATTTATTTGTTTTGGAGCTTGATTTATGGTTTCTGATTTTCTTTCTTCTGGCTTTTGGAGACAATGGTGAAGAATTATGGTGATCAGGTCCAGTTTCAAATTGCTGAGAGGAACATATTGGATGAGATTATCAAAATTGTAAGGAAGAAGGTAAGGTGGTGTCAGATAGAAACTTGAGAATCATTCTTATTTAAGTTGCATATGTGATTTCACTTGTGCATTATTGACCCTTGGTGAGTGTGTATTTATTGCTATGAACTAGTGGTCTATTAGTAAAATTGATCCATCAATATGATGTAGTTTGATTCAGTTGCCAAATAATTTGACATCAACTTAATTCACTTCTCTTTCTTGTCTTATTGGCTCAAATATTAATATTTCTGGTCGTATTTCATAGCAAAGTAAAAAGCTCCTATTGTTCAGGTTTTG harbors:
- the LOC107622776 gene encoding uncharacterized protein LOC107622776, with the protein product MVQQLQGLDLHISEIEQLCTEFSSTIVILDHLAFCKPPLTDQEQLIFSRLLNLSRFPQMYVKFSALFRVSREKHPYLDLSTLLSQIVSSFGANCVMWGSDFPFVVPECGYKEAKEAVNLIANKASLSPTDLEWIMGKTATQLFQSHSAS